In Sulfurisphaera javensis, a single genomic region encodes these proteins:
- the queC gene encoding 7-cyano-7-deazaguanine synthase QueC, giving the protein MCSVSGVLILKPENYKKIEKKFIQILKKAEDRGRDSFGVIIINQDGTTKSVKSLGKPSLQEEKLYGIFDEKSRVVIANNRAEPTTEYVKQKTIDDIQPFEGDRYVVTHNGIIANDIELEKKFQVIRKTKIDSAVIPPILDKYWSGNLEELKNLLNNIKGSFAFIIGDKKRPDRIYIAQNFKPVYMMYDSELGAIFFTSLDDYFEASPFNSVIKLDPYSIVEVTNKLQINKVELLDKRNKKVLVIASGGLDSTVAATYLLRQGYEVTLLHFNYHHKAEEKEREAVKKISEYLQVPLVEINTDLFKIIGHTTLLKGGGEIVKDRQGEEGAEFAHEWVPARNLIFFSVALALAEAYGYDAIASGINLEEAGAYPDNEMEFVRLFAKLSPYATGPNKKIDVLMPVGNLVKHEIVKLGVEIGAPLHLTWSCYEGGSKHCGKCGPCYMRKMAFRINGLIDPVEYES; this is encoded by the coding sequence GTGTGTAGTGTTTCTGGTGTATTAATACTTAAACCGGAAAACTATAAGAAAATAGAGAAAAAGTTTATTCAGATTCTTAAAAAAGCAGAAGATAGAGGAAGAGATAGTTTTGGTGTAATTATTATAAATCAAGATGGAACTACTAAAAGTGTTAAATCTTTAGGAAAGCCTTCATTACAGGAGGAAAAACTTTATGGAATATTTGATGAAAAATCTAGGGTTGTAATAGCAAACAATAGAGCAGAGCCTACAACTGAATATGTTAAACAAAAAACGATAGATGACATACAACCGTTTGAAGGTGATAGATATGTAGTGACTCATAATGGAATAATAGCTAATGATATTGAATTAGAGAAAAAATTTCAAGTCATTAGGAAGACCAAGATAGATAGTGCTGTTATACCTCCGATCTTAGATAAATATTGGAGTGGAAATCTCGAAGAGTTAAAAAACTTATTAAATAATATAAAAGGGAGCTTTGCTTTTATAATTGGTGATAAAAAAAGGCCAGATAGAATATATATTGCTCAAAACTTTAAACCAGTTTATATGATGTATGACAGTGAATTAGGGGCAATATTTTTCACTTCTTTAGACGACTACTTTGAAGCTTCTCCTTTTAACTCAGTTATAAAATTAGATCCTTATTCTATCGTAGAAGTTACAAATAAACTACAAATAAATAAGGTTGAATTACTTGACAAGAGGAACAAAAAAGTTCTTGTTATTGCTAGTGGAGGTTTAGATTCTACAGTTGCTGCTACTTACCTTTTAAGGCAAGGTTATGAAGTCACACTATTACATTTCAATTATCATCACAAAGCTGAAGAAAAGGAAAGAGAAGCAGTTAAAAAGATTTCTGAATATTTACAAGTTCCTTTAGTTGAGATTAACACAGATCTCTTTAAGATTATTGGTCATACAACTCTTCTTAAAGGAGGTGGAGAAATAGTAAAGGATAGACAAGGTGAAGAAGGAGCAGAGTTTGCTCATGAGTGGGTTCCAGCAAGAAACTTAATATTCTTTTCAGTTGCTTTAGCATTAGCTGAGGCTTATGGTTATGATGCTATAGCATCTGGGATAAACCTTGAAGAGGCAGGAGCTTATCCAGATAATGAAATGGAATTTGTAAGACTTTTTGCAAAATTATCTCCTTATGCTACTGGCCCTAATAAGAAAATTGATGTTCTTATGCCAGTAGGTAATTTAGTAAAGCACGAAATAGTTAAACTTGGTGTTGAAATAGGAGCTCCATTGCATTTAACTTGGAGTTGTTATGAGGGTGGATCCAAGCATTGTGGTAAATGTGGACCATGTTATATGAGAAAGATGGCCTTTAGAATTAATGGTTTAATAGATCCAGTAGAGTATGAAAGTTAG
- a CDS encoding acetoin utilization protein AcuC → MHKTAFIWDDKYLDYSFPGDHPFKSLREAMTKKFLEERGAFHEIDIVKPKIISEELLSLIHSKEYIEFVKKKSETGEGLLDDGDTPAFKGIFEASLIRVSGTVTAVELIGNSSYDHAVNVGGGFHHAKRSEASGFCVFNDVALGIKLAERKLKKIALIDIDGHHGDGTQYLLYDDPNVLKVSLHMYHQRFFPGTGSEEEIGEGNGKGLTINIPLPPGTADDMYLYAFNEIVVPKVKEFKPDLIFLLNGGDAYYEDPLVELKLSTKGYLEVVRTIHSLSHQLSNGRLIMTGGGGYNYEATARIWTLSIAEIAGLDFTEFENLEDCCFIASSEFVKKRVMEIVEKLKKIHGIK, encoded by the coding sequence GTGCACAAAACAGCATTTATATGGGATGATAAGTATCTTGACTATTCTTTTCCGGGGGATCATCCGTTTAAATCTCTAAGAGAAGCTATGACTAAAAAATTTCTTGAAGAGAGAGGAGCATTCCATGAAATAGATATTGTTAAACCTAAAATAATTAGCGAAGAATTATTATCTCTTATACATTCAAAAGAGTATATAGAATTTGTAAAAAAGAAAAGTGAGACTGGAGAGGGTTTATTAGATGATGGAGATACTCCAGCATTCAAGGGTATTTTTGAGGCTTCTCTAATAAGAGTAAGTGGTACAGTTACAGCAGTTGAATTAATAGGTAATTCATCTTATGATCATGCTGTAAATGTAGGTGGTGGTTTTCATCACGCTAAACGTTCTGAAGCTTCTGGCTTTTGTGTATTTAATGACGTAGCTCTAGGCATTAAATTAGCTGAAAGAAAGCTTAAGAAAATAGCATTAATAGATATTGACGGACATCACGGGGATGGTACGCAATATCTACTCTATGATGATCCTAACGTTTTAAAGGTTTCTTTACATATGTATCATCAGAGGTTTTTCCCTGGGACTGGAAGTGAAGAGGAGATCGGAGAAGGGAATGGAAAAGGTCTTACTATAAACATACCTTTACCTCCTGGTACTGCTGATGATATGTATTTATATGCATTTAATGAAATAGTTGTTCCCAAAGTTAAGGAGTTTAAACCGGATCTAATTTTCTTACTTAACGGTGGGGATGCTTATTATGAGGATCCTTTAGTTGAGTTAAAGCTTTCTACAAAAGGGTATTTAGAAGTTGTTAGGACTATACATTCCCTTTCTCATCAGTTATCAAATGGAAGGCTAATAATGACTGGAGGAGGAGGATATAACTATGAAGCCACAGCTAGAATTTGGACTCTATCTATAGCAGAAATAGCTGGGTTAGATTTTACTGAATTTGAAAATTTAGAGGATTGCTGCTTTATAGCTTCTAGTGAATTTGTGAAAAAAAGAGTAATGGAAATTGTAGAAAAATTGAAGAAAATACATGGAATTAAGTAA
- a CDS encoding AAA-associated domain-containing protein, translated as MQTQVPILSPSARVADLLGLLTVLYNSFEGKTDIYLLEKELEVDIDDFMPIVYAANTLGFVTIGDGDIIITDKGIEFLKGNIKKRKELLKESLHKIEPFATAKELKRFSIDDLMKNLEEKGITAYSGPTGYHDLQIILAEWGIYSGFLKLNDDDIYEVTIS; from the coding sequence ATGCAAACTCAAGTACCTATACTTTCGCCCTCGGCTAGAGTTGCTGATCTATTAGGTTTACTAACAGTATTATATAATAGTTTTGAGGGAAAGACAGATATCTATCTATTGGAAAAAGAATTGGAAGTAGATATAGATGATTTCATGCCTATAGTATATGCCGCGAATACGTTGGGCTTTGTTACCATTGGGGATGGTGATATTATAATAACTGATAAAGGAATAGAGTTTCTTAAAGGTAATATAAAGAAAAGAAAGGAATTACTTAAAGAGTCTTTACATAAAATAGAACCTTTTGCCACAGCTAAGGAGTTAAAAAGATTTAGTATTGATGATTTGATGAAAAATTTAGAGGAAAAAGGGATAACAGCTTACTCTGGTCCAACTGGATATCATGATTTGCAAATTATATTAGCTGAATGGGGAATTTATTCTGGTTTTCTTAAATTAAATGATGATGATATTTATGAAGTAACAATTAGTTAA
- a CDS encoding FAD-dependent oxidoreductase, which produces MKVTIIGRGIAGSSLYFMFKEAGYNVRVIESGFRKFYPTLIHSVLLKGKDIELAIESKNFYEKHKIPLVYYPSYTIGHIDSKIIDEWISYGFNISEKFVDWLSSYTIIGEKTDALVGVRKLIDAVPYIEGKAEIRNGRVFVDEKEIDSDIIVLSSGAWNRYNIDFKLPVKSYYCWAWVTVNSNPLLDKVFVYDYEIGYYSRPLFGLGMKINIIGDGDTIVTDPFTKQFGNLSPVERAKKRLGDLKPVYRGEGYCEGTPDMRPIYGRISDNLYIIGGLNGYGAEVGPGLARLLFNLITKGEEEKEYLIDRFPPMSDFELGREPHEL; this is translated from the coding sequence GTGAAAGTAACAATCATTGGCAGAGGGATAGCTGGAAGCTCTTTATACTTCATGTTTAAGGAAGCCGGTTATAACGTCAGGGTTATTGAATCTGGATTTAGAAAATTTTATCCTACCTTAATTCATTCAGTATTATTAAAGGGGAAAGATATCGAATTAGCTATAGAGAGCAAGAACTTCTATGAGAAACATAAAATACCTCTTGTCTATTATCCTTCCTACACTATAGGTCATATAGACAGTAAAATTATTGATGAATGGATTTCATATGGTTTTAACATTTCGGAAAAGTTTGTAGACTGGCTTAGCTCTTATACAATAATAGGTGAAAAAACTGATGCACTTGTAGGAGTTAGGAAATTAATTGATGCAGTACCTTATATTGAAGGAAAAGCTGAAATTAGAAATGGAAGAGTCTTTGTAGACGAAAAGGAAATAGATTCTGACATTATAGTACTTTCTTCCGGGGCATGGAATAGATATAACATTGACTTTAAGCTCCCTGTAAAGTCTTACTATTGCTGGGCTTGGGTAACAGTAAATTCTAACCCCCTCTTGGATAAAGTGTTTGTTTATGATTATGAAATAGGATATTACTCTAGACCACTTTTTGGATTAGGAATGAAGATAAATATTATAGGGGATGGTGACACAATAGTAACTGACCCTTTCACAAAGCAGTTTGGAAATTTATCCCCAGTAGAAAGAGCTAAGAAAAGACTAGGAGACTTAAAACCAGTATATAGAGGAGAAGGATACTGTGAAGGAACGCCAGATATGAGACCAATATATGGTAGGATATCCGATAATTTATATATAATAGGTGGTCTTAATGGATATGGAGCTGAGGTAGGGCCTGGATTAGCTAGACTATTGTTTAATCTTATAACAAAAGGAGAAGAAGAAAAAGAATACTTAATAGACAGATTCCCCCCAATGTCAGATTTTGAACTTGGAAGAGAACCTCACGAATTGTAG
- a CDS encoding 4Fe-4S dicluster domain-containing protein, producing the protein MLNLLYSQLSLTRKSSILPDRVVTVKSEEDLKNISEGVGRYEYTRGIEGKIIVDLTNLKGIERKDDKLRVLAGTHWREVISYNPEIFGNLDFSVAGSIEYSDAGFGFNEFRFIKDRAEVEAYLNGNKYVGKYKGGIIYAVLIRQESKELVTKSFESNDFDVIYYKIKSWFATSYPAFRDITVAWNNGKFVLNVTYTKVREELLKNFISDFPEGQILYEDLNFPHKYRYFGVVSFDDLYKIKDQILKSTRAFLRIGFKNIYFSIYSNTFLNFPGIELNNFSDINETNLLNGCIMCGKCVEVCPYSEYKGSPVYSPLGFYVLQALGSSIQINCHMCGKCVEVCPANLDILSDISKTATYEVKTTSDSLNIKELNSNRVIVITPISLDLKERLVKALLYLYSKGSIVGIKYLDININDLIKNKIDWKSISTKFTGITQIITLTPEEYYYLQPLKQYLVLDISYIEDYVLPEIEIDYKKLHIPCYLKDLEKKIKPSKCSFAFLDILNNTSVPNNIKDEITLCPLTARKLNIKTPLDLLIPTINLGIINQTVNKIKEKLKDSSQLLDDAIWYSGIADDLYSQISDNLYTYALQEVPKEELLLLYLYLDNVDLNQQDKKNLEQKIPQLLIK; encoded by the coding sequence ATGTTGAACTTATTATATTCACAACTTTCATTAACTAGAAAATCTTCTATTCTTCCTGATAGAGTAGTTACTGTGAAATCAGAAGAAGATTTAAAGAATATAAGTGAAGGAGTAGGAAGATACGAATATACCAGAGGAATTGAAGGTAAAATAATTGTTGATTTAACTAACCTAAAAGGAATTGAAAGGAAAGACGATAAGTTAAGAGTATTAGCTGGAACACATTGGAGAGAAGTTATTAGTTATAATCCCGAAATTTTTGGAAATCTTGATTTTTCAGTAGCTGGTTCAATTGAATATAGTGATGCTGGATTTGGATTTAATGAATTTAGATTTATAAAAGATAGAGCTGAAGTAGAGGCATATTTAAATGGCAATAAATATGTAGGCAAATATAAGGGTGGAATTATTTATGCTGTATTAATAAGGCAAGAAAGTAAAGAGTTAGTAACTAAATCATTCGAAAGTAATGATTTTGATGTTATTTATTATAAGATAAAATCTTGGTTTGCTACTAGTTATCCAGCATTCAGAGATATAACAGTAGCGTGGAATAATGGCAAATTTGTTTTAAACGTCACATACACAAAGGTAAGAGAGGAACTGCTTAAGAATTTTATTTCAGATTTTCCTGAAGGACAAATTCTATACGAAGATCTAAATTTTCCTCATAAGTATAGATATTTTGGAGTGGTTAGTTTTGATGATCTTTATAAGATAAAAGATCAAATACTCAAATCTACAAGAGCCTTTCTAAGAATAGGATTTAAAAATATATATTTCTCTATATATTCTAATACCTTTCTTAATTTTCCCGGTATAGAATTAAATAATTTTTCTGATATTAATGAAACTAATTTATTAAATGGTTGCATAATGTGTGGTAAATGCGTGGAAGTATGTCCGTATTCAGAATACAAAGGCTCGCCAGTTTATTCTCCTTTAGGGTTTTACGTTTTACAAGCTCTAGGTTCATCAATTCAAATTAATTGCCATATGTGTGGTAAATGCGTGGAAGTATGTCCAGCTAATTTAGATATACTTTCTGATATTTCAAAAACTGCAACATATGAAGTAAAAACTACTTCTGATTCTTTAAATATAAAAGAATTAAATTCAAATAGAGTTATTGTTATTACTCCAATTAGTTTAGATCTTAAAGAAAGATTAGTTAAAGCATTACTTTATTTATATTCAAAAGGTTCTATAGTCGGAATAAAATATCTAGATATAAATATAAATGATTTAATTAAGAACAAGATAGATTGGAAAAGTATTTCAACTAAATTTACTGGGATTACTCAAATTATCACATTGACACCAGAAGAATATTATTATTTACAACCTTTGAAACAATATTTAGTCCTTGACATTTCTTATATTGAAGACTATGTTTTACCAGAGATTGAAATTGATTACAAGAAATTACATATTCCTTGTTATCTTAAAGATCTGGAGAAAAAAATCAAACCTAGTAAGTGTAGTTTCGCCTTCTTAGATATCCTAAACAATACATCTGTACCTAATAATATAAAGGATGAAATAACTCTTTGTCCTTTAACAGCTAGAAAGCTAAATATAAAGACACCATTAGATTTACTTATTCCTACAATTAACTTAGGTATTATAAATCAAACTGTAAATAAAATAAAAGAGAAACTAAAAGATTCGTCACAATTGTTAGATGATGCTATATGGTATTCTGGGATTGCTGATGATTTATATTCTCAAATATCAGATAATTTATACACTTATGCTTTACAGGAAGTGCCAAAAGAGGAATTACTTTTACTTTATTTATATTTAGATAATGTGGACTTGAACCAACAAGATAAAAAGAATTTAGAACAAAAAATTCCTCAACTTCTTATTAAGTAA
- a CDS encoding DEAD/DEAH box helicase, with amino-acid sequence MDLEEVKQALDLFNVKITHVYTETSLDPEPGEIVENLPIDRRIKDSLKARGINRLYKFQEEALRKILAGKNVMIISGTGTGKTEAFMIPILEFALKGERSVLVYPTKALARDQLDRIISFAHALGINVGVFDGDTPNSERERLYNNPPSVLITNPDMIHIGLALSHRFRTLLRGAEHFVFDEVHVYEGVLGSHLRMISDRIREFLDYHVIASSATIGASPFLFEELFGVEGEIIQGTNRRKGIAFHVLLNIGSASRWTIGAYLASFLMKKGLKVLVFVDSQQMAEVLAKIIKRFGFDIPVHRAGLNPEERIKVEEDLKEGKIMGVVATPTLELGIDIGDLDAVIMAENPPSYTKYLQRAGRAGRRYKVGYIFTLLGDDPIDSYYNRRPQEFFNRKLTPLPFDISNKEVIKIHVSAYIVEKGRVKISKLPKSWIEVLKDLPVKVNGDYVYSTPELIKLVRSTSLRSTGPIIKIYEGDKKVGERELPVALYDLYPEAIYLISKRTYRVESIDISTLIAKVKRVEEELPFYTKPLYSTHLISFKEIESRKVFNMPVKYGEAEILVSVDGYVVYDIMGKKNKPREERYYKNPITFSYITKGVLIKHPILSEFNEFDAAEAFHATEHVLISSAKITAGASMTDLAGISYPSGHVIIYDAVVGGSGVSKLLYERLEDSYDIALDITGKCDCEDGCPKCIYSPYCGNNNKVLSRKKSFRLISYLKENYSNTDNTDEEIYGNPIA; translated from the coding sequence GTGGACTTAGAAGAGGTTAAACAAGCTTTAGATTTATTTAATGTTAAAATTACTCACGTTTATACAGAAACATCCCTTGATCCCGAACCTGGTGAGATTGTCGAAAATTTACCTATTGATCGAAGGATAAAGGACTCTCTTAAGGCTAGGGGAATAAATAGACTTTATAAATTTCAAGAAGAAGCATTGAGAAAAATTCTTGCTGGAAAAAACGTTATGATAATATCTGGCACTGGAACTGGAAAAACTGAAGCATTCATGATTCCAATTTTAGAATTTGCATTAAAAGGCGAAAGAAGCGTATTAGTTTACCCTACAAAAGCATTAGCTCGAGATCAGTTAGATAGAATAATAAGCTTTGCACACGCTTTAGGGATTAATGTAGGCGTTTTTGATGGTGATACACCAAATAGTGAAAGAGAGAGACTTTACAATAATCCACCATCAGTTCTTATAACAAACCCAGATATGATCCATATAGGTTTAGCTTTAAGCCATAGGTTTAGGACTTTGCTTAGAGGAGCAGAACATTTTGTCTTTGATGAAGTTCATGTTTATGAAGGAGTATTAGGCTCTCATCTAAGGATGATAAGTGATAGAATTAGAGAATTTTTAGATTATCACGTTATAGCATCTAGTGCTACTATAGGAGCTTCACCATTTCTATTTGAAGAATTATTTGGAGTTGAAGGAGAAATAATTCAAGGCACGAATAGAAGAAAAGGGATCGCGTTTCACGTATTATTAAATATTGGATCAGCAAGTAGATGGACTATTGGTGCTTACCTAGCTTCATTCTTAATGAAGAAAGGATTGAAAGTTTTAGTCTTTGTTGATTCTCAACAAATGGCAGAGGTTTTAGCTAAAATTATAAAGAGATTCGGATTTGATATACCAGTTCATAGAGCAGGATTAAATCCAGAGGAGAGAATAAAAGTAGAAGAGGATCTTAAGGAAGGAAAAATAATGGGTGTAGTTGCTACTCCAACATTAGAACTAGGTATTGATATTGGTGATTTAGATGCAGTTATCATGGCTGAAAATCCCCCAAGTTACACAAAGTATCTTCAAAGAGCAGGAAGAGCTGGAAGAAGATATAAAGTTGGTTATATATTTACATTACTAGGAGACGATCCTATAGATTCTTATTATAACAGAAGACCTCAAGAATTTTTTAACAGAAAATTAACTCCTTTACCCTTTGACATATCTAATAAAGAAGTAATAAAAATTCACGTTTCAGCCTATATAGTAGAAAAAGGAAGAGTTAAAATATCCAAGTTACCTAAATCCTGGATTGAGGTACTGAAAGATCTTCCAGTGAAAGTTAATGGAGATTACGTTTATTCAACTCCAGAATTAATTAAACTTGTAAGATCCACTTCATTACGATCAACAGGGCCTATTATAAAAATCTATGAAGGAGATAAAAAAGTTGGAGAGAGGGAATTACCAGTAGCGTTATATGATCTTTACCCAGAAGCTATTTATTTAATTTCTAAGAGGACTTACAGAGTAGAAAGCATAGATATTTCCACGCTAATAGCTAAGGTGAAGAGAGTAGAGGAAGAATTACCGTTCTATACAAAACCCCTTTATAGTACTCATTTGATCTCATTTAAGGAAATTGAGAGCAGAAAAGTGTTCAATATGCCAGTAAAGTACGGAGAGGCGGAGATACTAGTTTCTGTTGACGGTTATGTAGTATATGATATTATGGGAAAGAAAAATAAACCGAGAGAGGAAAGATATTATAAAAATCCAATCACGTTTTCTTATATAACTAAGGGAGTATTAATTAAACATCCAATTCTTTCAGAGTTTAATGAATTTGATGCTGCTGAAGCTTTTCATGCTACCGAACATGTTTTGATTAGTTCAGCTAAAATAACTGCTGGTGCGTCTATGACAGATTTAGCTGGAATAAGTTATCCTAGTGGTCATGTGATTATTTATGATGCTGTGGTTGGCGGTAGTGGAGTAAGCAAACTCCTTTATGAAAGATTAGAAGATAGCTATGATATTGCCTTAGATATAACTGGTAAATGCGATTGTGAAGATGGATGTCCCAAATGCATTTATAGTCCCTACTGTGGTAATAACAATAAGGTTCTTTCAAGGAAGAAGTCTTTTAGACTTATAAGTTACCTAAAGGAAAATTATTCAAATACTGATAATACTGATGAAGAAATATATGGAAACCCAATAGCATAA
- the purT gene encoding formate-dependent phosphoribosylglycinamide formyltransferase, with product MEIGTPLFEGAKKLLLLGGGELGKEMVIEAQRMGIETIVVDRYDMAPAMHVAHRKYVVNMLDGGAIKNIIKRESPDAIITEIEAINTDALLELESEGFKVVPNARAVKICMNRLELRRLAAEKVKVPTTSYGFAETPDEVKKICKDIGYPCMIKPEMSSSGHGHEVIYNENEVEEKFKEALLHARGKSQKVIVEEYVKIDRELTVLTYRYLSDNGVVTKTIPPIEHQRPSDVYYYVESWQPSTADKDIIERAQEYAIRVVNELGGFGIFGVEILVSGNRVLFSEVSPRPHDTGMVTMASLDINEFQIHIRSALGLPTPETKIVSPAAAHVILANNEGWAPKFINVEKALQIPGVQVRLFGKPSTYYKRRMGLVLATGNTVEEAKEKVRKASSLILVT from the coding sequence ATGGAAATAGGAACTCCTTTATTCGAAGGTGCAAAAAAGTTACTTCTTCTTGGTGGTGGTGAACTAGGAAAAGAAATGGTAATAGAGGCTCAAAGAATGGGAATAGAAACAATAGTTGTTGATAGATATGACATGGCACCAGCGATGCATGTAGCTCATAGAAAATATGTAGTCAATATGCTTGATGGAGGAGCAATAAAAAACATTATAAAGAGAGAAAGTCCAGATGCTATAATAACTGAGATTGAGGCAATAAATACGGATGCCTTACTAGAACTAGAAAGTGAAGGATTCAAAGTAGTTCCTAACGCTAGAGCAGTAAAGATTTGTATGAACAGATTAGAATTAAGAAGATTAGCTGCTGAAAAAGTCAAAGTGCCTACTACTTCATATGGTTTTGCAGAGACACCAGATGAAGTTAAGAAAATTTGTAAAGACATTGGTTATCCATGTATGATAAAACCAGAAATGAGTTCAAGTGGGCATGGGCATGAAGTTATTTATAATGAAAATGAAGTTGAAGAGAAATTTAAAGAAGCATTATTACATGCTAGAGGCAAAAGTCAAAAAGTCATAGTAGAAGAGTATGTAAAAATTGACAGAGAACTTACTGTACTTACTTATAGATATTTAAGTGATAATGGAGTTGTAACTAAAACTATACCGCCAATAGAGCATCAAAGACCATCTGACGTTTATTATTATGTTGAATCATGGCAACCTTCTACTGCAGATAAAGATATTATAGAAAGAGCTCAAGAATATGCTATAAGAGTAGTTAATGAGTTAGGAGGATTTGGAATATTTGGAGTTGAAATACTTGTATCTGGAAATAGGGTTTTGTTTAGTGAAGTTTCACCTAGACCTCATGATACTGGGATGGTTACTATGGCAAGTTTAGATATTAATGAATTCCAAATTCACATTAGAAGTGCTTTGGGTTTACCTACTCCAGAAACAAAAATTGTCTCTCCCGCTGCAGCTCACGTTATTCTAGCAAATAACGAAGGTTGGGCTCCTAAATTTATAAATGTTGAAAAAGCTTTGCAAATACCTGGTGTACAAGTGAGACTATTTGGAAAACCTTCAACATACTATAAAAGGAGAATGGGATTAGTCTTAGCAACTGGGAATACTGTTGAGGAAGCAAAAGAGAAGGTAAGAAAAGCTTCTTCACTGATCTTAGTTACTTAA
- the sul7s gene encoding winged-helix single-stranded DNA-binding protein Sul7s yields MDSDKVNEIKNIVEKILKEREWITFSDLIKYVNFPASDVNSALVQLMRENKVIRKGRYFYYQG; encoded by the coding sequence ATGGACTCAGACAAAGTTAATGAAATAAAAAACATAGTTGAAAAAATATTAAAAGAAAGAGAATGGATAACTTTCAGTGACTTAATAAAATACGTTAATTTTCCAGCATCAGATGTTAATTCAGCACTGGTTCAGTTAATGAGAGAGAATAAAGTAATTAGAAAAGGAAGATATTTCTATTATCAAGGCTAA
- a CDS encoding phosphatidate cytidylyltransferase, translating into MVLLTVRDVIWGIILTVWVAVVTLYISKIVSKHTSIYVARKVIHMLGGGLVAVLAPFVFTSPLVPIIASYTLMSYLIFKRFKDGIMGWFQEKDNYGEIFYTFSYGTLLLLMWVLDGNYWNTKDVFIALLPIYYMSFGDGVTGIIRNYVYKRRVKGFWGSVGMAIVSVPLGYYFFGVPGAISGLIATIVEVLPLIDDNISIPFASFLFLYAIIKLF; encoded by the coding sequence ATGGTTTTGCTTACAGTAAGGGATGTAATATGGGGGATTATTCTTACTGTCTGGGTCGCAGTTGTCACTCTTTATATTTCTAAAATTGTGAGTAAGCATACTAGTATTTACGTTGCAAGGAAAGTAATTCATATGTTAGGTGGTGGTTTAGTTGCAGTATTAGCGCCTTTTGTGTTTACATCCCCATTAGTTCCAATAATTGCCTCATATACTTTAATGAGTTATTTAATTTTTAAGAGATTCAAAGACGGAATAATGGGTTGGTTTCAAGAGAAAGATAATTATGGTGAGATATTTTATACCTTTTCTTATGGTACATTACTTCTTCTAATGTGGGTATTAGATGGTAATTATTGGAATACAAAAGATGTTTTTATAGCTTTACTTCCTATATACTATATGTCATTTGGTGATGGTGTAACTGGAATAATAAGGAATTATGTTTACAAGAGGAGAGTTAAAGGATTTTGGGGTAGCGTAGGAATGGCTATAGTTAGCGTTCCTTTAGGTTATTATTTCTTTGGAGTACCAGGGGCGATATCTGGGTTGATTGCTACAATAGTTGAGGTATTACCATTGATAGACGATAATATAAGTATTCCATTTGCCTCTTTCTTATTCCTTTATGCCATCATAAAACTGTTTTAA
- a CDS encoding molybdenum cofactor biosynthesis protein B, translating into MSHAHKKHRENAPKTLNFYVITISTSRYEKFLKKEPVVDESGDIIKQLIIESGHKLVGYSLVPDDKIKILKAFADALDNNEVDVIVSTGGTGYSPTDMTVETIRGLFDREIEGFSDVFRLVSYNDPEVKAAAYLTKASAGIIGKKVIYLLPGSPDAVKLALKELILPEVGHLVYLIRS; encoded by the coding sequence ATGAGCCATGCTCATAAAAAACATAGAGAGAATGCTCCAAAAACTTTAAATTTCTATGTCATTACGATAAGCACTTCTAGGTATGAAAAGTTTCTAAAGAAAGAACCGGTTGTTGATGAGTCTGGGGATATAATTAAACAGCTAATAATTGAAAGTGGACATAAGTTAGTAGGATATTCCCTAGTTCCAGATGATAAAATAAAGATTCTGAAGGCTTTCGCTGATGCGTTAGATAATAATGAGGTTGATGTGATTGTTTCAACTGGAGGTACTGGTTACTCGCCGACTGATATGACAGTTGAAACTATAAGAGGATTATTTGATAGAGAGATTGAAGGATTTTCAGATGTCTTTAGGCTAGTTAGTTATAATGATCCAGAAGTTAAAGCAGCTGCTTATTTAACAAAAGCCTCAGCTGGAATTATAGGTAAAAAAGTGATTTACTTATTGCCAGGCTCGCCAGATGCTGTAAAATTAGCTCTTAAAGAGCTAATCTTACCGGAAGTTGGGCATTTAGTTTACTTAATAAGAAGTTGA